The nucleotide window TCATACTATCAATGACAAATACATATCCATTATTGAGTGTTTTTAGATTGGCCAGGTATTGGGTAGTGTGTTGAACGTCTACCTCGAACCAGACTTCTATTGGGTTTTGCTTCTGTACTTGTTTGATAGCAAATACCCAAAATCCATCCGACTTTTGATATAAGGTTGAGACCGCATATTGGCGCGTAAAGCCATCAAATGTATGCCACGCAATATTACGTTTACTCGTTGCAGTTAATCTATCATCGTTAAAGTTTGCGTATTGATCGGACTGTCTGTCGTAAAGTGCCACGCTTTTATACAGATAACTGTTGGCCAATATTTGGTTGGCAAGGGGCGAAAATTCGGGCGTACCTATTTGTTGCTGCAATAAGTCAACCTTGGCAAAGGTTGCCTCTATTTGCGACCAAATTAGCGCGGTTGCGACTTTCACATTGTCTTGAGATTGGGACTTAGCTAACGACTGAGAGCGTAAGTAGTGTTGATATGAAAGATAAATGAGCACCGCGATGAGCACGAATGTGAGCGGTTTGAATAGGCGGAGCAACAGCTTAGGTAACGACATAATATATAAAACAAATTGAACACTACGCCGCTACTATTACTGATTGTTCATATCTTTTAAAGCATTAATTTTACTATCAATAATCCAGATCAAGACAATCAAAAAAGAGCTCAACAAGTGAGCTCTTTTGGTGTAAATAATCGCCAGGCTATATCGATGATGTCAGTTAAGCCTGAGCGGAGTAGTGTAGGATGGCCATCGACATCGGTGCTTGCAAGATTTCACCTTCTGCGTGTCCAACTTCGGCATCAGAGATATGAGTATCACAGATTGTCTTCCAGACCTGATTGCGGTCATTCGGAAGCGAGAATCTGGCCGGTGCCTTGGTTTGGTTGATAAGATAGACTAACTCGTCACCGTCTTCCCCAATACCAATGTGTAGCGCGACGCAGCTTAATCGGTTCCAATCTTCCATACTCATCAGCTTACCATCAACACGACTCCAATATATGCGGTTATCGTTGCGTTTTTCTCCGCTAAACGCACGAATAAATGGCACCATATACTGCTTTCGTGCCGCCAACATTTCAGATAGCCACTGCTTGAAATGTTGTTTCACACCGCTCTCTTCCCAGTTAAGCCAACTGATTTCATTGTCTTGGCAATAGGCGTTGTTATTGCCCTGCTGAGTGTGAGATAACACATCGGCCGTTAGAATGTGCGGGATACCAAACGAAAAGAGTAAGGTTGCCATGAAGTTGCGCTTCTGCTTCTCGCGAGTCGCAAGCACAACAGGATTGTCCGTTTGACCTTCAACACCATAGTTGTTCGAGCGGTTATCACCATGACCATCACGATTGTTCTCACCATTCGCCTCATTGTGCTTATGCTTGTAGGACACAAGATCTTGCATGGTGAAGCCATCATGGTAAGTAATGTAATTCACGGTCAGTTTGTAGGGCCAGTTCGCGGCGCTGTATAAATCGCGCGAGCCCATGATGCGGGTGGCAATCTCTTTCAAATAGCCTTGATCACCACGCCAGAAGCTACGTGTGATATCACGCAAGCGGTCATTGCACTCATTCCAACCAAATGGGAAGTTGCCCACCTGATAGCCGTTAGGACCAATATCCCATGGCTCGGCAATCAATTTAGTCATTTTGAGAACAGGATCTTGGGCTACGGCGCGGAAAAATGCGGCATCGTGATTAAAGTGATCGCCGTTTCGCCCTAGTGTTGCTGCTAAGTCAAAACGGAATCCATCGACTTTGAATTCTTGCACCCAATAACGCAGCGTGTCCATGACCAGGTTAAGCGCTGGTTGATAGTTGAGATCGACGGTATTGCCACAGCCAGTGTAGTTAGCATAGTACTCACCATGGCGAAGATAGAATTTCGAGTCCAACGCTTTCAAGTTAAACACGGGGCCTTGGTCACCCCCTTCCGCCGTGTGGTTGTAAACCACGTCGAGAATGACCTCTATTCCCGCTCGGTGAAGCTCGCGAATCGTCGTTTTGAGTTCTTCTACGGCATCTTGGTTCGCGTAACGTGGGTCCGGTGCCATAAACACAAAAGGGTTATAGCCCCAGTAATTGACTTTATCCATTTGCAGCAGGTGAGGTTCATGCATACAGGCGGCGACTGGCAGTAGCTGCAATGTGTTGATGTTTTGCTCTTTATAGAAGTCGAGCATCGCTTCACTGACTAATCCTAGATAGGTACCGCGCTGCGATATCGGCACGTTAGGGTTGAGTTTAGAAACGCCTTTGACGTGCGTCTCAAACAATACCATTTCTTCTCGAGGAATATTTGGCGACTTAACGTTCTGCCAATCAAAGGCATCATCCACCACAACACAATTAGGTAGTGTAAAACTTTTCTCAGTAGAAAACGGGGGAACATAATGTAAGGCTTTATCTAGCGCTTTCGCGTAGGGATCAGTGATGTACTGACGTTCACCGCATGACTCTACGACAAACCCATAACGCTGACCCGCTTTGATACCGCTTAAGTGAATATGTTTAATTCCGGCATAATCGTCATAAAGTGGGAACAACTCGTGTTTGTTGTTGTCATCATAGAGAGCGAGATAAATAGCCTCACAATCGGGAGCATGGATGGCAAAGTTACAACCGACTTCATCCAATGTTGCACCCAGCG belongs to Vibrio sp. 10N and includes:
- the glgX gene encoding glycogen debranching protein GlgX, with the translated sequence MTQHQSSPYPLGATLDEVGCNFAIHAPDCEAIYLALYDDNNKHELFPLYDDYAGIKHIHLSGIKAGQRYGFVVESCGERQYITDPYAKALDKALHYVPPFSTEKSFTLPNCVVVDDAFDWQNVKSPNIPREEMVLFETHVKGVSKLNPNVPISQRGTYLGLVSEAMLDFYKEQNINTLQLLPVAACMHEPHLLQMDKVNYWGYNPFVFMAPDPRYANQDAVEELKTTIRELHRAGIEVILDVVYNHTAEGGDQGPVFNLKALDSKFYLRHGEYYANYTGCGNTVDLNYQPALNLVMDTLRYWVQEFKVDGFRFDLAATLGRNGDHFNHDAAFFRAVAQDPVLKMTKLIAEPWDIGPNGYQVGNFPFGWNECNDRLRDITRSFWRGDQGYLKEIATRIMGSRDLYSAANWPYKLTVNYITYHDGFTMQDLVSYKHKHNEANGENNRDGHGDNRSNNYGVEGQTDNPVVLATREKQKRNFMATLLFSFGIPHILTADVLSHTQQGNNNAYCQDNEISWLNWEESGVKQHFKQWLSEMLAARKQYMVPFIRAFSGEKRNDNRIYWSRVDGKLMSMEDWNRLSCVALHIGIGEDGDELVYLINQTKAPARFSLPNDRNQVWKTICDTHISDAEVGHAEGEILQAPMSMAILHYSAQA